In one window of Microtus pennsylvanicus isolate mMicPen1 chromosome 2, mMicPen1.hap1, whole genome shotgun sequence DNA:
- the Trmu gene encoding mitochondrial tRNA-specific 2-thiouridylase 1 isoform X1, translated as MSALRHVVCALSGGVDSAVAALLLRRRGYQVTGVFMKNWDSLDEHGVCAADKDCEDAYKVCRILDIPFHQVSYVKEYWNEVFSDFLNEYEKGRTPNPDIICNKHIKFSCFYHYAVDNLGADAVATGHYARTSLEDEEVFEQKHTKRPDGLFRNRFEVRNPVKLLQAADSFKDQTFFLSQVSQDALRRTIFPLGELTKEFVKKIAAENRLHHVLQKKESMGICFIGKRNFEHFILQYLQPRPGKFISIEDNTVLGTHKGWFLYTLGQRAKISGLREPWYVVEKDGTKGDVLVAPQVDHPALYRDLLRTNRVHWIAEEPPAALVRDKMMECHFRFRHQMALVPCVLTLNQDGTVWVTAVKAVRGLALGQFAVFYKGDECLGSGKILRLGPSAYTLQKGKNRSKVAPEVSSDSSGLHPTP; from the exons ATGTCGGCGCTGCGGCACGTCGTGTGCGCCCTGTCTGGTGGCGTGGACAGCGCGGTGGCTGCGCTTCTGTTGCGGCGGAGAG GTTACCAGGTGACGGGGGTATTTATGAAGAACTGGGACTCGCTGGATGAACatggtgtctgtgctgctgacaAGGACTGTGAAGATGCTTATAAAGTCTGTCGGATCTTAGACATCCCTTTCCATCAGGTGTCCTACGTGAAGGAGTACTGGAATGAGGTGTTCAG TGACTTTTTGAATGAGTATGAGAAAGGGCGGACTCCCAACCCTGACATCATCTGCAATAAGCACATCAAGTTCAGTTGCTTTTATCATTATGCTGTGGACAATCTTG GAGCAGATGCCGTTGCCACTGGCCACTATGCAAGGACCTCTCTAGAGGATGAAGAGGTCTTTGAGCAGAAGCACACTAAGAGACCAGATGGGCTATTCAGAAATCGATTTGAAGTCAGAAATC CCGTAAAACTTCTCCAAGCAGCTGACAGCTTTAAAGACCAGACCTTCTTTCTCAGCCAGGTTTCCCAGGATGCCCTGAGAAGAACCATCTTCCCCCTGGGGGAATTAACAAAAGAGTTTGTAAAGAAAATAGCTGCAGAGAATAGACTCCATCATGTGCTTCAGAAGAAAGAG AGCATGGGCATCTGCTTCATTGGTAAAAGAAACTTCGAGCATTTCATTCTTCAG TACTTGCAGCCTCGGCCTGGAAAGTTTATTTCTATCGAGGATAATACGGTTCTGGGAACACATAAAG GTTGGTTCCTGTATACTTTGGGCCAGAGAGCTAAGATCAGTGGCTTGAGAGAGCCCTGGTATGTGGTGGAGAAGGATGGCACCAAGGGTGATGTGCTTGTG GCTCCCCAGGTAGACCACCCAGCTCTGTACAGGGACCTGCTCAGAACCAACCGTGTACACTGGATTGCCGAGGAACCACCTGCTGCCTTAGTCAGAGACAAGATGATGGAGTGCCATTTCCGATTCCGCCACCAGATGGCACTAG TGCCCTGTGTGCTGACACTCAACCAGGATGGCACcgtgtgggtgacagctgtgaaGGCTGTGCGGGGCCTTGCCTTGGGACAG ttTGCTGTGTTCTACAAGGGTGATGAATGTCTTGGCAGTGGGAAAATCCTACGATTAGGGCCGTCTGCCTATACACTCCAGAAGGGCAAGAACAGAAGCAAAGTGGCTCCCGAGGTCTCCAGTGACAGCTCAGGCCTGCACCCTACACCCTGA
- the Trmu gene encoding mitochondrial tRNA-specific 2-thiouridylase 1 isoform X2, which produces MKRSLSRSTLRDQMGYSEIDLKSEIVSQDALRRTIFPLGELTKEFVKKIAAENRLHHVLQKKESMGICFIGKRNFEHFILQYLQPRPGKFISIEDNTVLGTHKGWFLYTLGQRAKISGLREPWYVVEKDGTKGDVLVAPQVDHPALYRDLLRTNRVHWIAEEPPAALVRDKMMECHFRFRHQMALVPCVLTLNQDGTVWVTAVKAVRGLALGQFAVFYKGDECLGSGKILRLGPSAYTLQKGKNRSKVAPEVSSDSSGLHPTP; this is translated from the exons ATGAAGAGGTCTTTGAGCAGAAGCACACTAAGAGACCAGATGGGCTATTCAGAAATCGATTTGAAGTCAGAAATC GTTTCCCAGGATGCCCTGAGAAGAACCATCTTCCCCCTGGGGGAATTAACAAAAGAGTTTGTAAAGAAAATAGCTGCAGAGAATAGACTCCATCATGTGCTTCAGAAGAAAGAG AGCATGGGCATCTGCTTCATTGGTAAAAGAAACTTCGAGCATTTCATTCTTCAG TACTTGCAGCCTCGGCCTGGAAAGTTTATTTCTATCGAGGATAATACGGTTCTGGGAACACATAAAG GTTGGTTCCTGTATACTTTGGGCCAGAGAGCTAAGATCAGTGGCTTGAGAGAGCCCTGGTATGTGGTGGAGAAGGATGGCACCAAGGGTGATGTGCTTGTG GCTCCCCAGGTAGACCACCCAGCTCTGTACAGGGACCTGCTCAGAACCAACCGTGTACACTGGATTGCCGAGGAACCACCTGCTGCCTTAGTCAGAGACAAGATGATGGAGTGCCATTTCCGATTCCGCCACCAGATGGCACTAG TGCCCTGTGTGCTGACACTCAACCAGGATGGCACcgtgtgggtgacagctgtgaaGGCTGTGCGGGGCCTTGCCTTGGGACAG ttTGCTGTGTTCTACAAGGGTGATGAATGTCTTGGCAGTGGGAAAATCCTACGATTAGGGCCGTCTGCCTATACACTCCAGAAGGGCAAGAACAGAAGCAAAGTGGCTCCCGAGGTCTCCAGTGACAGCTCAGGCCTGCACCCTACACCCTGA